A genome region from Desulfomonile tiedjei includes the following:
- the wecB gene encoding UDP-N-acetylglucosamine 2-epimerase (non-hydrolyzing), whose protein sequence is MKIAPLEREFLKYHFVRHIMIHTGQHYDKEMSDVFFDQLGLSMPERSLGVGSGGHGEMTGKIMIEFEAVCREMKPDMVVVVGDVNSTIAAALVARKLLIPVAHVEAGLRSFDETMPEELNRHLTDCLSNLLFVSEPSGVKNLKREGVDMSRVHMVGDIMLETLQMFLPAIRKMKCWRDYGLEQGSYALVTIHRPSNVDEPAALAEVIDLLNALPYPIIFPIHPRTQKRLDDFGLRSSMESVANLTLLPPQPYIDFLSLLEGSALIVSDSGSVQAEASFFGVPSLVCRENTERPIYLEEGTSTLVGRDLTKLKKCLGQITTDRYKKPSHLMKQLGTKVAEKTVRVIADYLG, encoded by the coding sequence CACATTATGATCCACACAGGTCAGCATTATGACAAGGAGATGAGTGACGTCTTCTTCGACCAGCTTGGTCTGTCAATGCCGGAACGTAGTCTTGGCGTGGGCTCGGGCGGCCATGGAGAGATGACCGGCAAAATCATGATCGAATTCGAGGCCGTGTGCCGAGAAATGAAGCCGGACATGGTAGTTGTGGTCGGTGATGTGAACTCGACCATAGCCGCAGCACTGGTGGCAAGGAAACTTCTCATACCGGTAGCCCACGTGGAAGCCGGGCTGAGGTCCTTTGATGAAACCATGCCGGAGGAGCTTAACCGTCACCTCACAGACTGCTTGTCCAACCTTCTCTTTGTTTCCGAGCCGTCCGGCGTCAAAAACCTCAAACGAGAGGGAGTGGACATGAGCCGGGTGCATATGGTGGGGGACATCATGTTGGAAACTCTCCAGATGTTTCTCCCGGCTATCAGGAAGATGAAATGTTGGCGGGATTACGGCCTCGAACAGGGATCCTACGCCCTTGTAACTATCCATCGGCCTTCCAATGTTGACGAGCCCGCCGCGCTCGCGGAGGTCATAGATCTTCTCAATGCACTGCCATACCCGATAATCTTTCCCATTCACCCCCGCACGCAGAAACGACTGGATGATTTCGGGCTCAGGTCGAGCATGGAAAGTGTGGCTAATCTCACTCTCTTGCCGCCCCAGCCTTATATTGATTTTCTGTCTCTGCTGGAAGGTTCCGCCCTGATCGTTTCAGATTCGGGCTCGGTGCAAGCTGAGGCCAGTTTTTTCGGGGTGCCGTCCCTGGTTTGCCGGGAGAACACTGAAAGGCCTATATATCTTGAGGAAGGGACCTCCACGCTCGTGGGACGGGACCTAACAAAGCTCAAGAAATGCCTCGGACAGATAACCACAGACCGGTACAAAAAACCGAGCCACTTGATGAAGCAGTTGGGGACAAAAGTGGCCGAAAAGACCGTGAGGGTCATAGCGGACTACCTGGGCTGA